From one Aeropyrum camini SY1 = JCM 12091 genomic stretch:
- a CDS encoding aminopeptidase P family protein gives MEVRFDLSRRRLAAAAEKAGFDSLVLAGEPNLVYALGYGNPAGVLVLSGKCGSTLVVPLLDYERALRSVDPDVEVKAFYRGGESGIEPDIPKSDVISSENIAEAARRVLEGCSKPAVDFKWLRWETATALSQVLGSPGDASQLISQVRSVKEEWEISLIAEAARIAEAGLRRGLDALEEGVSEREVAGAVVDEIMRSGGWGPSFPVIVAFGANTALPHHHTGDTRLPHASPVLFDLGAIYKGYMSDMTRSLWRGPGGGEFRRLEEAVAEAQGEAIDSVAPGAEAWEVDKAARLRLSKEGYSKYFIHGTGHGVGVEIHEAPYLRPGSSEELKPGMVVTVEPGVYLPGMYGVRIEDMVLVTRRGRKVLTSFARIL, from the coding sequence TTGGAGGTAAGGTTCGACCTTAGCAGGCGTAGGTTGGCGGCCGCCGCTGAGAAGGCTGGTTTCGACTCCTTGGTGCTCGCCGGAGAGCCCAACCTGGTTTACGCTCTTGGCTATGGAAACCCGGCTGGCGTTCTCGTCCTCAGCGGCAAGTGCGGGTCCACCCTGGTTGTCCCCCTCCTAGACTATGAGAGGGCTCTTAGGAGCGTTGATCCCGACGTCGAGGTTAAGGCCTTCTACAGGGGAGGCGAGTCGGGCATAGAGCCGGATATACCAAAATCCGATGTCATAAGCTCCGAGAACATAGCTGAGGCGGCCAGGAGGGTTCTAGAGGGGTGTAGCAAGCCAGCGGTAGACTTCAAGTGGCTCAGGTGGGAGACGGCCACAGCACTTTCCCAGGTTCTCGGCAGCCCGGGCGACGCGTCTCAGCTAATATCACAGGTGAGGTCTGTGAAGGAGGAGTGGGAGATAAGTCTTATAGCTGAGGCGGCCAGGATAGCGGAGGCTGGCCTCAGAAGAGGCCTGGACGCGCTGGAGGAGGGTGTTTCCGAGAGAGAGGTTGCCGGGGCCGTTGTAGACGAGATTATGAGGAGTGGGGGCTGGGGCCCCTCATTCCCTGTTATAGTAGCCTTCGGGGCCAACACGGCCCTCCCCCACCACCATACAGGCGATACCAGACTCCCCCACGCCTCTCCAGTCCTCTTCGACCTGGGGGCGATCTATAAGGGGTACATGAGCGATATGACGAGAAGCCTCTGGCGCGGTCCTGGCGGAGGGGAGTTCAGGAGGCTGGAGGAGGCTGTGGCTGAGGCTCAGGGCGAGGCTATAGACTCCGTAGCACCGGGGGCTGAGGCGTGGGAGGTCGATAAGGCGGCGAGGCTGAGGCTGTCGAAGGAGGGGTACTCTAAATACTTTATACACGGCACCGGCCACGGGGTGGGAGTTGAGATACACGAGGCACCATACCTGAGACCCGGCAGCAGCGAGGAGCTGAAGCCGGGCATGGTTGTTACTGTAGAGCCGGGAGTGTACCTTCCCGGCATGTATGGAGTCAGGATAGAGGATATGGTGCTTGTGACAAGGCGGGGGCGCAAGGTCCTCACCAGCTTCGCACGTATACTCTAA
- a CDS encoding acetamidase/formamidase family protein encodes MVTRITINRGKKCVDEADRCHNRWHPDIEPAAEVDPGDIVVIETRDALDGQITPNPGVDDVAGADLNVVHPLTGPVYVRGAKPGDLLVVEVLDIKAEPFGFTVAIPGFGFLRDLFEKPYKIRWKIEGGYAVSEDLPNVRIPGDPFLGVMGVAPSRELLKEIKEREDNLLKRGGFVLPPTPDGAVPPREPVASEGLRTIPPRENGGNLDVRHFSPGSKIYFPVFVEGALFSAGDAHFAQGDGEVCGTAVEMGATATLRFSIISEGAKKYGIRFPIFKPSESSVRRFNHSKHIAVTGVGVIDSLNESENATLSAKHALLNLINLLERAGYTREQAYLLASVAADLRLSQLVDVPNFTVSAFLPLDIFIDPPEILKKLAE; translated from the coding sequence GTGGTCACCAGAATAACTATAAACAGGGGCAAGAAGTGTGTGGACGAGGCTGATAGATGCCACAACAGATGGCACCCAGACATAGAGCCTGCGGCTGAGGTGGACCCCGGGGATATAGTGGTTATCGAGACCAGAGACGCCCTCGACGGGCAGATAACGCCCAACCCGGGGGTGGACGACGTTGCTGGTGCAGACCTCAACGTCGTCCACCCCCTAACCGGCCCGGTCTACGTTAGGGGCGCCAAGCCCGGCGACCTCCTGGTCGTGGAGGTCCTCGACATAAAGGCCGAGCCCTTCGGGTTCACGGTAGCCATACCCGGCTTCGGCTTCCTGAGAGACCTGTTCGAGAAGCCGTACAAGATAAGGTGGAAGATAGAGGGCGGCTACGCGGTGTCCGAGGACCTCCCCAACGTGAGGATACCCGGCGACCCCTTCCTAGGCGTCATGGGCGTGGCGCCCTCGAGGGAGCTTCTGAAGGAGATTAAGGAGAGGGAGGACAACCTGCTCAAGCGCGGGGGCTTCGTGCTACCCCCCACGCCTGACGGGGCAGTCCCTCCCAGGGAGCCTGTAGCGTCCGAGGGCCTCAGAACCATACCCCCCAGGGAGAACGGTGGAAACCTTGACGTGAGGCACTTCTCCCCAGGCTCCAAAATCTATTTCCCCGTGTTCGTGGAGGGTGCCCTATTCTCGGCGGGTGACGCCCACTTCGCCCAGGGCGACGGCGAGGTGTGCGGTACAGCGGTTGAGATGGGGGCTACAGCGACTCTAAGGTTCAGCATTATAAGCGAGGGGGCTAAGAAGTACGGCATAAGATTCCCCATATTCAAGCCCTCAGAATCCTCTGTCAGGCGGTTCAACCACTCTAAACACATAGCTGTAACGGGAGTGGGTGTTATAGATAGTCTAAACGAGTCCGAGAATGCGACGCTCTCTGCAAAGCACGCCCTACTAAACCTCATCAACCTACTGGAGAGAGCTGGATACACGCGGGAGCAGGCGTACCTGCTGGCCAGCGTGGCGGCCGACCTCAGGCTCAGCCAGCTTGTGGACGTGCCCAACTTCACAGTATCGGCGTTCCTCCCGCTGGACATATTCATAGACCCACCGGAGATACTGAAGAAGCTCGCAGAGTAG
- a CDS encoding metal ABC transporter solute-binding protein, Zn/Mn family: MESGVSVRIALYIAAAALLAAAAGAVLYMLGGGGGDAGGAGLLVVVTFPGLKSDVELLACTGDTVVEVYSPGVDPHEAQLDPRAARIVAEADIVVTGGHTPADLKAAQIASGNVLEVTSIPGITILETPEGRPNLHYPIYHPDNYRIFLHRLAEVMQEKRPECSYTERLGAALGRLEGVERLRGLLDGREAVVDHPAAQYPAHWLGADVELILGSGEEWAPRVQEIEKAESLLRDGAVAFVTVGDDGAPLSKAGEWLLRESRMLGAEVVFVKAPYTSGSIINKLYYIAAQLEPGIYG; this comes from the coding sequence GTGGAGAGCGGTGTTAGCGTTAGGATTGCTTTGTACATAGCTGCGGCTGCATTGCTGGCCGCCGCAGCTGGCGCTGTGCTATACATGCTGGGAGGGGGAGGGGGCGATGCTGGCGGTGCCGGTCTTCTAGTCGTCGTCACGTTTCCAGGCCTTAAGAGCGACGTGGAGCTTTTAGCCTGCACAGGCGACACAGTTGTGGAGGTCTATAGCCCGGGTGTAGACCCCCATGAGGCGCAGCTAGACCCCAGGGCCGCTAGGATTGTAGCTGAGGCCGACATAGTGGTAACCGGGGGGCACACCCCGGCGGATTTGAAGGCGGCCCAGATCGCCTCTGGCAATGTGTTAGAGGTTACAAGCATACCCGGTATAACTATACTAGAGACGCCCGAGGGACGGCCTAACCTCCACTACCCCATCTACCATCCAGACAACTACAGGATATTCCTCCACAGGCTGGCGGAGGTTATGCAGGAGAAGAGGCCTGAGTGCAGCTACACCGAGAGACTTGGGGCAGCCCTAGGTAGACTAGAGGGTGTGGAGAGGCTGCGCGGCCTGCTTGACGGTCGGGAGGCTGTGGTGGACCACCCCGCTGCCCAGTATCCAGCCCACTGGCTGGGAGCCGATGTCGAGCTTATACTAGGCTCCGGGGAGGAGTGGGCCCCCAGAGTGCAGGAGATCGAGAAGGCTGAAAGCCTGTTGAGAGACGGTGCTGTGGCCTTCGTTACAGTCGGGGATGACGGGGCGCCTCTCTCGAAGGCGGGTGAATGGCTGCTGAGGGAGTCCAGGATGCTGGGGGCTGAGGTGGTCTTCGTGAAGGCGCCCTACACGTCGGGAAGCATAATAAATAAGCTATACTATATAGCAGCCCAGCTCGAGCCGGGCATATACGGCTGA